In a genomic window of Strix aluco isolate bStrAlu1 chromosome 3, bStrAlu1.hap1, whole genome shotgun sequence:
- the AKAP7 gene encoding A-kinase anchoring protein 7 isoform X8, whose translation MRKIFQEKGILTGEERAFKPHLTFMKLSKSTQLRKQVKKIDSSLYEDFKRHYFGDEILHRLDLCSMLKKKQPNGYYYCESSIVFDFNFPDICWKYSTAERDQSWRFLECVGDNFLTQLVRKPTREGALLDLLFVNREGLVDDLAVGGRLGHSDHEIIEFSILREVKRGLSRTDILDFQRADFVLFRHLLERIPWEMILKDIGVQECWALFKKEVLMAQEQAVPRCCKRSRRQRRPPWLNRELWLQLREKRKVYSLWKKALATHSDYKDAVRLCRAEIRRSKAQLEITLASAIKDNKKCFCKYVNSKRKTRESLHPLLDAGGNMLTSDEKKAEVLNAFFASVFNNKTSCIEGIQPPQPEDRDWENDRPAIQETVSDLLHHVDTHKSMGPDGIHPRVLKELAGVLAKPLSIIYQQSWLTGEVPTDWKLANVTPIYKKGRKDDPGNYRPISLTSVPGKLMEQLIQSTIIQHVQDNQMIRPSQHGFMKGRSCLTNLISFYDRVTCLSDEGKAVDVVYLDFSKAFDTISHSILLAKLAARGLDDRTLCWVQN comes from the exons ATGAGGAAGATATTTCAAGAAAAAGGCATCTTGACAGGAGAAGAAAGAGCTTTTAAACCACATCTGACCTTCATGAAGTTGTCAAAATCAACACAGCTACGTAAGCAG gtgaaaaaaattgACTCAAGCCTGTATGAagattttaaaagacattattttgGAGATGAAATCCTGCACCGCCTAGATCTTTGCTCCATgttgaaaaaaaagcaaccaaatgGTTACTACTACTGTGAGTCCTCTATTGTTTTTG actttaacttcccagacatctgctggaaatacagcacagcagagcgagaccagtcctggagattcctggaatgtgtgggagataacttcctgacgcaactggtgagaaaaccaaccagagaaggtgccctgctggatctcctctttgtgaacagagaaggactggtggacgatctggcggttggaggccgattAGgacacagcgatcatgaaataatagagttctctattcttagagaggtcaagagagggctaagcagaactgacatcctggacttccaaagggctgactttgtcttgtttaggcacctgcttgaaaggataccttgggagatgatcctgaaggatataggggtccaggaatgctgggcactctttaagaaggaagtgttaatggctcaggaacaggcagtccccaggtgctgtaagagaagccggcgacagagaagacccccctggctgaacagggagctttggctgcaactcagggagaaaaggaaagtttacagcctttggaagaaggcgctagccactcacagtgattacaaagatgctgtgaggctatgcagggcagaaatcaggaggtctaaagcccagctggaaattactctggcttcagcaatcaaggataacaagaaatgtttctgtaagtatgtcaacagcaaaagaaagaccagagagagcctccatcccctgctggatgcgggaggaaacatgttaacaagtgatgagaagaaggctgaggttcttaatgccttctttgcctcagtctttaataacaagactagttgtattgagggaatccagcctcctcagccagaggacagagactgggagaacgaccgccccgcaatccaggagacagtcagtgacctattgcatcacgtagacacacacaagtctatgggacctgatgggatacacccgagggtgctgaaggagctggctggggtgctcgccaagccactttccatcatttaccagcagtcctggctgaccggggaggtcccgacagattggaaactggccaatgtgacgcccatctataagaagggtcggaaggatgatccaggaaactacaggcctatcagcttgacttcggtgcctgggaagctgatggagcagctcatccagagtaccatcatacagcacgtgcaggacaaccagatgatcaggcccagtcagcatgggtttatgaaaggcaggtcctgcttgacaaacctgatctccttctatgacagggtgacctgcttatcggatgagggaaaggctgtggatgtagtttacctcgacttcagtaaggcctttgacaccatttcccacagcattctcctggcgaaactggctgctcgaggcttggatgatcgcacgctttgctgggtacaaaactga
- the AKAP7 gene encoding A-kinase anchoring protein 7 isoform X6, whose translation MKKKLAFGALSDSKDFVEDLLKGKKVDLSFQGIDHFRNEVGFVKLAENDHTTKLTEIAETMRKIFQEKGILTGEERAFKPHLTFMKLSKSTQLRKQVKKIDSSLYEDFKRHYFGDEILHRLDLCSMLKKKQPNGYYYCESSIVFDFNFPDICWKYSTAERDQSWRFLECVGDNFLTQLVRKPTREGALLDLLFVNREGLVDDLAVGGRLGHSDHEIIEFSILREVKRGLSRTDILDFQRADFVLFRHLLERIPWEMILKDIGVQECWALFKKEVLMAQEQAVPRCCKRSRRQRRPPWLNRELWLQLREKRKVYSLWKKALATHSDYKDAVRLCRAEIRRSKAQLEITLASAIKDNKKCFCKYVNSKRKTRESLHPLLDAGGNMLTSDEKKAEVLNAFFASVFNNKTSCIEGIQPPQPEDRDWENDRPAIQETVSDLLHHVDTHKSMGPDGIHPRVLKELAGVLAKPLSIIYQQSWLTGEVPTDWKLANVTPIYKKGRKDDPGNYRPISLTSVPGKLMEQLIQSTIIQHVQDNQMIRPSQHGFMKGRSCLTNLISFYDRVTCLSDEGKAVDVVYLDFSKAFDTISHSILLAKLAARGLDDRTLCWVQN comes from the exons AGACTATGAGGAAGATATTTCAAGAAAAAGGCATCTTGACAGGAGAAGAAAGAGCTTTTAAACCACATCTGACCTTCATGAAGTTGTCAAAATCAACACAGCTACGTAAGCAG gtgaaaaaaattgACTCAAGCCTGTATGAagattttaaaagacattattttgGAGATGAAATCCTGCACCGCCTAGATCTTTGCTCCATgttgaaaaaaaagcaaccaaatgGTTACTACTACTGTGAGTCCTCTATTGTTTTTG actttaacttcccagacatctgctggaaatacagcacagcagagcgagaccagtcctggagattcctggaatgtgtgggagataacttcctgacgcaactggtgagaaaaccaaccagagaaggtgccctgctggatctcctctttgtgaacagagaaggactggtggacgatctggcggttggaggccgattAGgacacagcgatcatgaaataatagagttctctattcttagagaggtcaagagagggctaagcagaactgacatcctggacttccaaagggctgactttgtcttgtttaggcacctgcttgaaaggataccttgggagatgatcctgaaggatataggggtccaggaatgctgggcactctttaagaaggaagtgttaatggctcaggaacaggcagtccccaggtgctgtaagagaagccggcgacagagaagacccccctggctgaacagggagctttggctgcaactcagggagaaaaggaaagtttacagcctttggaagaaggcgctagccactcacagtgattacaaagatgctgtgaggctatgcagggcagaaatcaggaggtctaaagcccagctggaaattactctggcttcagcaatcaaggataacaagaaatgtttctgtaagtatgtcaacagcaaaagaaagaccagagagagcctccatcccctgctggatgcgggaggaaacatgttaacaagtgatgagaagaaggctgaggttcttaatgccttctttgcctcagtctttaataacaagactagttgtattgagggaatccagcctcctcagccagaggacagagactgggagaacgaccgccccgcaatccaggagacagtcagtgacctattgcatcacgtagacacacacaagtctatgggacctgatgggatacacccgagggtgctgaaggagctggctggggtgctcgccaagccactttccatcatttaccagcagtcctggctgaccggggaggtcccgacagattggaaactggccaatgtgacgcccatctataagaagggtcggaaggatgatccaggaaactacaggcctatcagcttgacttcggtgcctgggaagctgatggagcagctcatccagagtaccatcatacagcacgtgcaggacaaccagatgatcaggcccagtcagcatgggtttatgaaaggcaggtcctgcttgacaaacctgatctccttctatgacagggtgacctgcttatcggatgagggaaaggctgtggatgtagtttacctcgacttcagtaaggcctttgacaccatttcccacagcattctcctggcgaaactggctgctcgaggcttggatgatcgcacgctttgctgggtacaaaactga
- the AKAP7 gene encoding A-kinase anchoring protein 7 isoform X7, with the protein MGFRAVGALSDSKDFVEDLLKGKKVDLSFQGIDHFRNEVGFVKLAENDHTTKLTEIAETMRKIFQEKGILTGEERAFKPHLTFMKLSKSTQLRKQVKKIDSSLYEDFKRHYFGDEILHRLDLCSMLKKKQPNGYYYCESSIVFDFNFPDICWKYSTAERDQSWRFLECVGDNFLTQLVRKPTREGALLDLLFVNREGLVDDLAVGGRLGHSDHEIIEFSILREVKRGLSRTDILDFQRADFVLFRHLLERIPWEMILKDIGVQECWALFKKEVLMAQEQAVPRCCKRSRRQRRPPWLNRELWLQLREKRKVYSLWKKALATHSDYKDAVRLCRAEIRRSKAQLEITLASAIKDNKKCFCKYVNSKRKTRESLHPLLDAGGNMLTSDEKKAEVLNAFFASVFNNKTSCIEGIQPPQPEDRDWENDRPAIQETVSDLLHHVDTHKSMGPDGIHPRVLKELAGVLAKPLSIIYQQSWLTGEVPTDWKLANVTPIYKKGRKDDPGNYRPISLTSVPGKLMEQLIQSTIIQHVQDNQMIRPSQHGFMKGRSCLTNLISFYDRVTCLSDEGKAVDVVYLDFSKAFDTISHSILLAKLAARGLDDRTLCWVQN; encoded by the exons AGACTATGAGGAAGATATTTCAAGAAAAAGGCATCTTGACAGGAGAAGAAAGAGCTTTTAAACCACATCTGACCTTCATGAAGTTGTCAAAATCAACACAGCTACGTAAGCAG gtgaaaaaaattgACTCAAGCCTGTATGAagattttaaaagacattattttgGAGATGAAATCCTGCACCGCCTAGATCTTTGCTCCATgttgaaaaaaaagcaaccaaatgGTTACTACTACTGTGAGTCCTCTATTGTTTTTG actttaacttcccagacatctgctggaaatacagcacagcagagcgagaccagtcctggagattcctggaatgtgtgggagataacttcctgacgcaactggtgagaaaaccaaccagagaaggtgccctgctggatctcctctttgtgaacagagaaggactggtggacgatctggcggttggaggccgattAGgacacagcgatcatgaaataatagagttctctattcttagagaggtcaagagagggctaagcagaactgacatcctggacttccaaagggctgactttgtcttgtttaggcacctgcttgaaaggataccttgggagatgatcctgaaggatataggggtccaggaatgctgggcactctttaagaaggaagtgttaatggctcaggaacaggcagtccccaggtgctgtaagagaagccggcgacagagaagacccccctggctgaacagggagctttggctgcaactcagggagaaaaggaaagtttacagcctttggaagaaggcgctagccactcacagtgattacaaagatgctgtgaggctatgcagggcagaaatcaggaggtctaaagcccagctggaaattactctggcttcagcaatcaaggataacaagaaatgtttctgtaagtatgtcaacagcaaaagaaagaccagagagagcctccatcccctgctggatgcgggaggaaacatgttaacaagtgatgagaagaaggctgaggttcttaatgccttctttgcctcagtctttaataacaagactagttgtattgagggaatccagcctcctcagccagaggacagagactgggagaacgaccgccccgcaatccaggagacagtcagtgacctattgcatcacgtagacacacacaagtctatgggacctgatgggatacacccgagggtgctgaaggagctggctggggtgctcgccaagccactttccatcatttaccagcagtcctggctgaccggggaggtcccgacagattggaaactggccaatgtgacgcccatctataagaagggtcggaaggatgatccaggaaactacaggcctatcagcttgacttcggtgcctgggaagctgatggagcagctcatccagagtaccatcatacagcacgtgcaggacaaccagatgatcaggcccagtcagcatgggtttatgaaaggcaggtcctgcttgacaaacctgatctccttctatgacagggtgacctgcttatcggatgagggaaaggctgtggatgtagtttacctcgacttcagtaaggcctttgacaccatttcccacagcattctcctggcgaaactggctgctcgaggcttggatgatcgcacgctttgctgggtacaaaactga
- the MSH5 gene encoding mutS protein homolog 5 isoform X1, which translates to MSATSATSRALPPPLGPEQEDQECSETHMSVLWYAGQLAITYYDTEDCSVYFMPDIPDNEDLKLLHRVIGEVNPQCIVTSAKQDQNIAKFLTSLTATGDKDIRKPEIVLFPNIDFGLEVSKQRILSRQFPFIPSHMTAAEKVLYLSSIIPFESPLMIRALGGLLKFLDRRRVGVELEESTIAVPILAFKKFVLSDIVNMDQDTYCVLQIFKSDIHPSVYKLSSGLKEGFSLYGILNRCRCKWGEKLLRLWLTRPTRNLTELNKRLDVIHFFLLAQNHETVLTLQGCLKNIKNVPLILKRMTLSHTKVSDWQALYKTAYSAVCLRDTCRSLPHTIELFQTISRVFTDDLHYIANLISRVVDFEGSISENRFTVRPNVDPTIDEKKRKLMGLSEFLTEVARKELETLDNHIPSCCVIYIPLIGFLLSIPRLPTMVDKSDFEIKGLDFMFLSEDKLHYRSARTKELDSLLGDLHCEIRDQETLIMHQLQTKILEKSEVLNSVIEYTAHLDVLLALAVMARENAYCRPRFTHRHGFHIKDGRHPLMELCAKTFVANPVNSGEATRRIKIITGPNSSGKSVYLKQVGLIVFMALIGSYVPATEAEIGVIDGIYTRIHSRESVSVGLSTFMIDLNQVAKAVNNATERSLVLIDEFGKGTNTLNGLSLLAAVLRYWISQGTQCPQVFVSTNFHSLMQLELLPDTPLLEYLTMETHQDGDELIFFYQIKQGMSTVSHAANIAALAGMPANIIERGVEVSELIRNGKAIKRIDHPSKGDRMEKCKSVVEKFLRLDLDDPHVDLEEFMREEVLPSAASVL; encoded by the coding sequence ATGAGTGCCACGTCAGCCACGAGTCGTGCCTTGCCACCACCACTTGGGCCCGAACAAGAGGACCAAGAGTGCTCCGAGACACACATGTCTGTTTTGTGGTATGCGGGGCAGCTTGCAATTACTTACTATGATACAGAAGATTGCTCAGTGTACTTCATGCCTGACATACCTGATAATGAAGACCTCAAGCTACTGCATAGAGTGATTGGGGAAGTTAATCCTCAATGCATAGTGACCAGTGCAAAACAGGACCAGAATATTGCCAAATTCCTGACCAGCCTAACAGCTACTGGTGACAAAGATATAAGAAAACCAGAAATTGTCCTGTTTCCTAACATAGATTTTGGCTTAGAAGTTAGCAAGCAACGGATCCTATCTAGGCAATTTCCATTTATCCCATCTCATATGACTGCAGCAGAGAAAGTCCTCTACTTGTCCTCAATCATCCCTTTTGAGAGCCCACTCATGATACGAGCCCTAGGGGGACTCCTTAAGTTCCTAGACAGGAGAAGGGTTGGAGTTGAGCTCGAAGAAAGCACTATTGCAGTTCCTATTTTGGCCTTTAAAAAGTTTGTGCTGTCAGATATTGTGAATATGGACCAAGACACTTACTGTGTCCTGCAGATATTTAAAAGTGATATCCATCCTTCTGTGTACAAGCTGTCCAGTGGATTAAAAGAAGGATTCAGTTTATATGGAATTTTAAACCGTTGCAGGTGCAAATGGGGAGAAAAACTGCTGAGGCTGTGGCTCACACGACCTACTCGGAACTTGACAGAGCTGAACAAACGGCTAGATGTTATCCACTTCTTCCTGCTGGCTCAGAACCATGAAACAGTCCTCACTCTTCAAGGTTGCCTcaagaatattaaaaatgtgccTCTTATTCTGAAAAGAATGACTCTCTCCCACACTAAAGTTAGTGACTGGCAAGCGCTCTATAAGACAGCGTACAGTGCAGTGTGCCTTAGAGACACGTGTCGTTCTCTGCCCCACACTATTGAACTCTTTCAGACTATATCGCGTGTTTTCACTGATGATCTGCACTACATCGCTAATCTAATCAGCAGAGTGGTGGACTTTGAAGGCAGCATCTCAGAGAACCGCTTCACTGTTAGACCCAACGTGGACCCCACCATTGATGAGAAGAAACGAAAGCTGATGGGACTGTCAGAGTTCCTTACAGAAGTGGCACGAAAAGAACTGGAGACCTTGGACAATCATATTCCCTCCTGTTGTGTGATCTACATTCCTTTGATTGGGTTCCTTCTCTCCATTCCACGGCTACCAACTATGGTAGATAAGAGTGACTTCGAAATCAAAGGCTTGGATTTCATGTTCTTGTCAGAGGATAAACTGCACTACAGAAGTGCTAGGACTAAGGAGCTAGACAGCCTGCTGGGTGACTTGCACTGTGAGATCAGAGACCAGGAAACACTCATTATGCACCAGCTGCAGACAAAGATCTTGGAGAAGTCTGAAGTGCTCAACAGTGTGATTGAGTATACTGCACACCTAGATGTGCTACTAGCTTTGGCAGTGATGGCCCGGGAGAATGCCTACTGCCGGCCACGCTTTACTCACCGCCATGGCTTCCACATCAAGGATGGAAGACATCCACTCATGGAACTATGTGCAAAGACTTTTGTGGCCAATCCTGTGAACAGTGGCGAGGCTACCAGACGAATAAAGATCATCACAGGGCCCAACTCATCTGGAAAGAGTGTCTACTTAAAGCAAGTAGGTCTTATAGTCTTCATGGCTCTAATTGGCAGTTATGTCCCTGCAACAGAGGCAGAGATTGGAGTAATTGATGGGATTTACACAAGAATACACAGTAGGGAATCAGTTTCTGTAGGGCTCTCCACTTTCATGATTGATCTTAACCAGGTTGCCAAGGCAGTAAACAATGCCACAGAGAGGTCCTTGGTACTTATTGATGAGTTTGGTAAAGGGACCAACACACTGAATGGCCTGTCCCTTTTGGCTGCTGTCCTGAGGTACTGGATCAGTCAAGGAACACAGTGTCCGCAGGTCTTTGTCTCCACTAATTTTCACAGTTTAATGCAACTAGAACTCCTGCCTGACACACCTCTGCTGGAGTACCTGACCATGGAGACCCACCAAGATGGAGATGAGTTGATATTTTTCTATCAGATCAAACAGGGCATGTCCACTGTCAGTCATGCTGCCAACATTGCTGCATTAGCAGGAATGCCTGCCAACATTATTGAAAGAGGAGTGGAAGTGTCAGAACTGATTCGCAATGGAAAAGCTATCAAACGTATTGATCATCCTTCAAAAGGCGATCGGATGGAAAAATGCAAGTCTGTTGTGGAAAAGTTTCTTCGCCTAGACCTTGATGATCCTCATGTGGACTTAGAAGAGTTCATGCGTGAAGAGgtgctgccttctgcagcctCAGTCTTATAA
- the MSH5 gene encoding mutS protein homolog 5 isoform X2, whose translation MSATSATSRALPPPLGPEQEDQECSETHMSVLWYAGQLAITYYDTEDCSVYFMPDIPDNEDLKLLHRVIGEVNPQCIVTSAKQDQNIAKFLTSLTATGDKDIRKPEIVLFPNIDFGLEVSKQRILSRQFPFIPSHMTAAEKVLYLSSIIPFESPLMIRALGGLLKFLDRRRVGVELEESTIAVPILAFKKFVLSDIVNMDQDTYCVLQIFKSDIHPSVYKLSSGLKEGFSLYGILNRCRCKWGEKLLRLWLTRPTRNLTELNKRLDVIHFFLLAQNHETVLTLQGCLKNIKNVPLILKRMTLSHTKVSDWQALYKTAYSAVCLRDTCRSLPHTIELFQTISRVFTDDLHYIANLISRVVDFEGSISENRFTVRPNVDPTIDEKKRKLMGLSEFLTEVARKELETLDNHIPSCCVIYIPLIGFLLSIPRLPTMVDKSDFEIKGLDFMFLSEDKLHYRSARTKELDSLLGDLHCEIRDQETLIMHQLQTKILEKSEVLNSVIEYTAHLDVLLALAVMARENAYCRPRFTHRHGFHIKDGRHPLMELCAKTFVANPVNSGEATRRIKIITGPNSSGKSVYLKQVGLIVFMALIGSYVPATEAEIGVIDGIYTRIHSRESVSVGLSTFMIDLNQVAKAVNNATERSLVLIDEFGKGTNTLNGLSLLAAVLRYWISQGTQCPQVFVSTNFHSLMQLELLPDTPLLEYLTMETHQDGDELIFFYQIKQGIGVEVSELIRNGKAIKRIDHPSKGDRMEKCKSVVEKFLRLDLDDPHVDLEEFMREEVLPSAASVL comes from the exons ATGAGTGCCACGTCAGCCACGAGTCGTGCCTTGCCACCACCACTTGGGCCCGAACAAGAGGACCAAGAGTGCTCCGAGACACACATGTCTGTTTTGTGGTATGCGGGGCAGCTTGCAATTACTTACTATGATACAGAAGATTGCTCAGTGTACTTCATGCCTGACATACCTGATAATGAAGACCTCAAGCTACTGCATAGAGTGATTGGGGAAGTTAATCCTCAATGCATAGTGACCAGTGCAAAACAGGACCAGAATATTGCCAAATTCCTGACCAGCCTAACAGCTACTGGTGACAAAGATATAAGAAAACCAGAAATTGTCCTGTTTCCTAACATAGATTTTGGCTTAGAAGTTAGCAAGCAACGGATCCTATCTAGGCAATTTCCATTTATCCCATCTCATATGACTGCAGCAGAGAAAGTCCTCTACTTGTCCTCAATCATCCCTTTTGAGAGCCCACTCATGATACGAGCCCTAGGGGGACTCCTTAAGTTCCTAGACAGGAGAAGGGTTGGAGTTGAGCTCGAAGAAAGCACTATTGCAGTTCCTATTTTGGCCTTTAAAAAGTTTGTGCTGTCAGATATTGTGAATATGGACCAAGACACTTACTGTGTCCTGCAGATATTTAAAAGTGATATCCATCCTTCTGTGTACAAGCTGTCCAGTGGATTAAAAGAAGGATTCAGTTTATATGGAATTTTAAACCGTTGCAGGTGCAAATGGGGAGAAAAACTGCTGAGGCTGTGGCTCACACGACCTACTCGGAACTTGACAGAGCTGAACAAACGGCTAGATGTTATCCACTTCTTCCTGCTGGCTCAGAACCATGAAACAGTCCTCACTCTTCAAGGTTGCCTcaagaatattaaaaatgtgccTCTTATTCTGAAAAGAATGACTCTCTCCCACACTAAAGTTAGTGACTGGCAAGCGCTCTATAAGACAGCGTACAGTGCAGTGTGCCTTAGAGACACGTGTCGTTCTCTGCCCCACACTATTGAACTCTTTCAGACTATATCGCGTGTTTTCACTGATGATCTGCACTACATCGCTAATCTAATCAGCAGAGTGGTGGACTTTGAAGGCAGCATCTCAGAGAACCGCTTCACTGTTAGACCCAACGTGGACCCCACCATTGATGAGAAGAAACGAAAGCTGATGGGACTGTCAGAGTTCCTTACAGAAGTGGCACGAAAAGAACTGGAGACCTTGGACAATCATATTCCCTCCTGTTGTGTGATCTACATTCCTTTGATTGGGTTCCTTCTCTCCATTCCACGGCTACCAACTATGGTAGATAAGAGTGACTTCGAAATCAAAGGCTTGGATTTCATGTTCTTGTCAGAGGATAAACTGCACTACAGAAGTGCTAGGACTAAGGAGCTAGACAGCCTGCTGGGTGACTTGCACTGTGAGATCAGAGACCAGGAAACACTCATTATGCACCAGCTGCAGACAAAGATCTTGGAGAAGTCTGAAGTGCTCAACAGTGTGATTGAGTATACTGCACACCTAGATGTGCTACTAGCTTTGGCAGTGATGGCCCGGGAGAATGCCTACTGCCGGCCACGCTTTACTCACCGCCATGGCTTCCACATCAAGGATGGAAGACATCCACTCATGGAACTATGTGCAAAGACTTTTGTGGCCAATCCTGTGAACAGTGGCGAGGCTACCAGACGAATAAAGATCATCACAGGGCCCAACTCATCTGGAAAGAGTGTCTACTTAAAGCAAGTAGGTCTTATAGTCTTCATGGCTCTAATTGGCAGTTATGTCCCTGCAACAGAGGCAGAGATTGGAGTAATTGATGGGATTTACACAAGAATACACAGTAGGGAATCAGTTTCTGTAGGGCTCTCCACTTTCATGATTGATCTTAACCAGGTTGCCAAGGCAGTAAACAATGCCACAGAGAGGTCCTTGGTACTTATTGATGAGTTTGGTAAAGGGACCAACACACTGAATGGCCTGTCCCTTTTGGCTGCTGTCCTGAGGTACTGGATCAGTCAAGGAACACAGTGTCCGCAGGTCTTTGTCTCCACTAATTTTCACAGTTTAATGCAACTAGAACTCCTGCCTGACACACCTCTGCTGGAGTACCTGACCATGGAGACCCACCAAGATGGAGATGAGTTGATATTTTTCTATCAGATCAAACAGGGCAT AGGAGTGGAAGTGTCAGAACTGATTCGCAATGGAAAAGCTATCAAACGTATTGATCATCCTTCAAAAGGCGATCGGATGGAAAAATGCAAGTCTGTTGTGGAAAAGTTTCTTCGCCTAGACCTTGATGATCCTCATGTGGACTTAGAAGAGTTCATGCGTGAAGAGgtgctgccttctgcagcctCAGTCTTATAA